The sequence ctgaaaaaagaaatgtgaaagccGCCGTGGATATGAAACAGATCTAAACAATTGAGCCCTTTGAATCAAGCTTACGCAAGTAGTCAGgattcattcaggagttcccagccACCAAGCGGTtcaggactcagtgttgtcaccacCGTGGCGcggattcaaccccagcctgggaacttccacatgccggggCTGCGGCCAAAAGACCCCCCTCAAAGGACTGATTCAGACAAGCTGCAGGTGATGACTGTGCTAAGAAAGAGTTACGTCCGTCGGTTGCACAGGACAATGACACATCAAGCGCCAGAGGCtacaaagaaataatagaaataaacctCAAGACAATAATCCCCTTTAGGGTCCGTCCCCACGTGTGAGAAGAGATCCTGGTAGGAAGTGTTAGGTTCTGAGTCTGGACAAAAGCGTGCAGACAGCTCGTCAACGGTGACCGCCCTCCCACGGGTCCACGTTGCCGGGAGGAAACCCAGGTGGACGGGTGGGAAAAGGGAGCGTTTGGGAGGCGTTCCTGCTTCTTCTCTGAGTGAAGATGGGAAAGGAGGTTCAGGGCCATTTTGATCCGAAGCCCCTCTGGCTTGTTCGCAGACAGCTGTTCTGGAGGTGGGGGAACGGAGAGATGTGGGTTCTTTTGGCTCCGCCGCCAGAAGTTTCCACACAGGAAGCCACGGAAGGACAGGGGGGGTCTCCAGCTTGGCAGGAACTCAAGGTGGGAACATGCCTCTTCGTCTTCACGTTTTCAGGTCCCTctagaaataaaatcagaggTATTACCTTTTTTTGCGCGTCCAGTCATCAGATGAGCGGGCATCTCCATTTGCCCGAGCAGATCGCCCGCTGCTCCTGAGTGATGGCGACAAAGCTGCCGCTGCTCTAGATGAGTCCCAGGTAAGTGGGAAAAGGCTTCTCCTCCCGGTGTGCCTCCAACCCTCTCCGTCACCCACCTGAGACGGTTCCCCGGTTTCCACGTGAACTTCCCAGCTCATCGTCAGCGTTCCCATGACTCAGTGTTTGAGTCACAGCTTTGTTTTAAGCTCCCTGGACGTAGAGGTAACTACAGTTCCTTTAGCTAAACACGGGGTGATTCCCCCCAGCAGGTGTGTGAGCTCTTGGGAGGCCAACGAATGATGCCCAAAGGAAACATGCAGACCTGCTAGAAAGCTCTCCTGGAAGGGAAGCCTCATCTGGGTTGCCCCTGAGACATTGGAAGGGAGGCGTGACTCACGCAGGCCCTGGGGCCAGAGGCAGTTGAGGTTAAAATGTTTTCCAGACCCCAGGGGAGACTCAGCCTCCACCCCCGTCGTCCAGGCGAGCCTGCTTCTCAAACTCTAGGAGGGGGGCCTTTTCCAAAACACTTCTGCTTTATCAGCGTGTGCCCTGGAGACCCCTGACTGGAGCCTCTGGGGACGGTCCCAGGGACCCTCAGGTGACCAAGCAGCCAGGGGAGTGCTGCACCCCCGGCTGGAGATGGCCCACCCTGCCTGCAGCAGGGTGGAGTTGGGCTCGCGCTCTGCCCAGATTAGCCTGGAGGTCCCCTGCCCTCTAGGACTGGCTGGTCCTAGGGCCCCAGAGCCGGGGCAGAACAGATGGGGGAAGTGGGCTGGAGCCATCAGGGCAGCTGTCAGAAGCTCCCAGGGTGACTTTGGAACCTCGTCCCCCCgacacagccccctccccctagACAGCTCGGAACCGGGCCTGGGTCTCTCCCTGGGCCCTGCGTCAAGCTCTGCTTTCACGGTCCTGGTCACACGACCTCCTGACGCCATGAGCAGCCTTGCGGAGGCGCACCTCCCAGGCTCCCTGGGCGATTGCAGAGGGTGCTCTCACCCCTGTGCCCACGTGGCCCTCAGCACCACACCCACGCAGCCGTGACCCCCACGCCCACAGGGCCCCACCCCCATGCTCATGTGGCCCTCACGCCCCACGtggactcccccctccccctcctcccaggcttgTCCTGCGACAGGCCAGCACTGAGAGCAGGAACTCTCGCACCCGCAGGGCACCCCAACTACACAAGAGCAGGGCTGGCATTCAAACCAGGCCGAGTCCCAGTCCTGGGGCCCCACCCTGTGCATAGCCTTCTATTCAAAGCAATCGTtcaaggaggaagaaggggaaattAATGCCAAGGCACTTTAGGCAAGGTCCTCCTGGCCAAtagctttaaattaaaaagaagcatttaaaaaggcttttgatgagttccctggtggtctagtggttaaggggttgtcactgctgtggcttaggttcgatcccaggcccgggaacttctgcatgctgcaggtgccaccaaataataacaataagagtGAAAAGGTCTTAAACCCACCAGGAGAGAAAGCAGATTACtgaaggctgggggctggggacagggaggggtggCTTAACAAAGTCTTCTTCCCGGGCAATGAAAGGGCCTTGAATCTAGACAGAGGCGGTACCACACTGTTAATTGGGCTAAATGCCCCGGGATCGTTCATTTCAAAATGGTTACTTTCAGGTTGTGTAAATCTTGCctcaatcaaaaacaaaaaaaccaaaaaaacccacgtTCATTTGAAATGGGTCTAAGgcctgacgtggggctcagagTTGCGGTTAAGTCAGCAAACACGTGCTGCCTGCCCGCAGGTGGAAGGCGGGCTGACAGGCTCCTGCTCGCGGGGCGTGGTGCGGGAGGGGAGTGTCGCTACCTGTCCTCCAAGCCGTCACACTGGGGCCTGGAGTAGGCAGATGCTCCCGTCCCTGGGtgtccccctctcctcctcctgccatCTCCGGGGCTCCCCTGCCCGTGCAGGTCCTGCCAAGCCAGCCTCAGTGACAcgccccccgacccccgcccccaTGCAGGGAGCTCCCAAGGCCCAGAGCTGCCCAGGCCCCACCTAATGGGAAGCTTCAACCCACCCCCGGATCCCCGCAAGGTCCAAGCACCCCCATGGACAATGGGGACCCCCATGTCCAGACAGTCCCCCACCTGCCTCTGCACGTATCCACAGGTGAGAGcgcatgtgcacgcacacacgcacaggtGCCCACCTTACTGCTCCCGTCCCCCGGGGCTCCTCCTCGGCCGCCCCTTCCCCCCCTGGCAGCAGCACACTGTCTTCCGAGTCCCAGCCACCCTCACCCTGTGACTgccatcccctcccctctgccaccaGACCCACCCTACACAGAGAGCCTTGCCCACGAGATCAGCTGTGCTCAGGCCGACACCCAGGAGCACGGCCACTGTTTGCCAAGCAGAGGCCTAACGGGGCCCTTCCTGGCCCTGGACGGCAGGACGGGGGCCCCACGGAAAGGGCGCCAGAGGCGGCATGGCGGGCACCAGCGTGAGCTCTGGAGGCGtgcgggggttgggggtggcTGCACCCACCTCCATCTGCTCGTGAATCCAGTCCAGGAAGGATGTGATGCGGGTATAGACCCCAGGCTTGTTCGCCTCAGCGCAGCCGATGCCAAAGCTTGTGGCTCCCACCAGCTTCCACACCGTCCTCTCCTGACACACCAGGGGCCCCCCGCTGTCCCCCTGGAAGCCAAGGGAAGAGCAAAGGGCACAGGACAGGCCCTGCCATGGTGCCTGCCTTGTCCCGGGGGCAGGATCCCCCCCCCTTACAGAATCACCCCAGCCCTTCTGGAACTGACTTGCACTCTGACAGTGGGGTCCTTATCCTCTGGGGACAGTCCCCTCCCGCTGTGCCCCTGCAAGATCTCCTGAGCCCACAAAGGCAGCTAGGGGAGCAGAGGGGGCTCTcagagggaggggctgcctgGCTAGTTGCCCGCTGTGGCCTTGCAGGCTGGGTGCACTGGCTCCTACCTGCCCTCTGCCCCTTTGGTTCCCCTGCAAACTCTGAGAGCGCCCTGGCAAAGGGGAGCGTTGGGTAAACCCGGGTCCAGCCAGACAGGAAAAGGAGTGCTATCTTGAGCAAACTTCATCCCCACGCCCTGCAAATTTGCTTTTCAGTTGGTCACAGGGAAAGGCTGGCGGTGGCCTGAACTGCGGGCTGGTGGCCACACCAGAGCCTCGCCTCACCCGTGCGTGGTCCCCAGAGGTCAGCAGGGGCCCTACCTGGCAGCTGTCCACCCCGCCTTTCAGGTAGCCTGCACAGAGCATGGACGGGGAGATGAGGCCCCCGTACACGTCCCTGTGGTTGCAGAGCTTGTTGGAGAGCAAAGGCACGGCCGCGTGGTTGAGGACCGGAGAGGCGTCGCCTGTgacaggggcggggtgggggggcatgtgGTGAGGGGCGGCCCCACCGGGAACTCAGAAGGCCTTTATCTGGGGCAGGGCCAGCCCCTGACCCACACCAGCCTGTCCAGGACAACCCAGGTGACAGaagggaaacggaggctcaggaAGGTCACACACACGGCTTCTGGGGCATCTTGTGAGGGTCAGGAGAAAAACGTCCTTCCAAAAAGGACACTGATGCCCCAGCCCCGGAACTGGGGTGGCGTCGCCGTACACGGCCAAAGGCACTCTGCAGAGGCGAcaggaccttgagatggggacACGGTCCTGGGCCCTCTGGCTGGGCCTTACGTGTGATCACGGGGTCAGAGGGGGAGTCGGGCTGGTGGAAGCAGAGGTCGGAGAGGAGACGGACGACGGAAGATGCTGTGTGGCTGGCTTCGAAGGGGGAGGAAAGGGCAGGACGAGTGCTGCAGGGGACCGGACAGCTGGGACAGATGAGGACGCCTCCGGGAGGAACCAGCCCTCCCGACACACCAACTGCAGCCCACGGACACTGATTTATGGCCTCCGACTGAGTTTGGAGCTTGTGTGGCAGCAGCAACAAGAAACTAACACATCCGCGGTGGGTCAGCCTCGCCGCCCACGCGAAGGGACGGACACGCTCTGCCTCCACCTGTCTGAGACCCCGTTACCTTCACGTGTTCTAGGCTCACGCCGGGCACACCCCTCCTCCCACGCCTCTCAGGTCTGCGCTTCCCCCCGACGGGGACATGGGGACGGGGACGGTGCCCTGGGCCCTCTCGGTTCTGGGCGCCCGGGGACTCAGACTCTTGAAGACAGACCACTGACCTCCGTCCTCCGTGGCCCCCCATCCTGATGTCCAGCACATTTTCCCATCAGGAAAGTTCTCTTCAGAGTTGGGCAGACAAACTGGTTGGATCATCTCTGTTTGAAGAGGAAACAAGAGCTCTCAAGCCATCGAGAGAGGCTGTCTTGTCCGTGCCTCCCTTTCTGGGGGGCACTCAAGCCATCACAGCCATGAAGGCTGGTAGCTCAGAGCAGGGACCCCACCCCGACCAGGGccctaaaactttaaaacaaccCCAGACTCCAGCAACCCTAGACCAGGGGTCAGCACATTTTCTCTAAAGGGCCAAAGAGGATACATTTTAGGCTTTTCGGGCCACGTGATCTCTGCCACAGTCACGTGAAAGCAGCCTGGGCTGTGATGAACCAACGGGCAGGccgtgtgccaataaaactttattgaccaAAGCAGGCAGAGGGTCCGATTCAGCCCATGGGCCATAGTCTGCCGGCTCCTGGTCTAGCGGTGGGCACCTCGCTTCACGCAACATCCCTCCATGGATGTTCCCATGCCTGCTGACGCCTCTGGGGGCGACGAGCCCACCTGCCACGTGGGCTGTGTCACTTGGGCCCTTCCCCAAAGACCGTCACGGGGCCCTCAGGTGACGGCACTCTTAGATCCGCTGAGCCCTTCTGGGTGCGACAACAATGGAAAGGCAGAGGAGGGATAAGGGTTTATCAAAGTGCAAGTGCTGGCACCTCATTTTTTATAACCAGGtatcattaataataattaacGAACGAACGCCACCACTCTgacttctctttgtttctctagAAGTGTTTGTTTCAGTGTGTTCTTCCGTAGAGTGTTGCGCACAGTATTGCGTGTGCTGTGTGATAAACACACTGATGACTCTGCCAGGTCAAACCGGCTGCTGGGCCCGAGCCAGGACTCCGTTCCAGCAAGGGCCTTGTTTGTTATGCTCTGCCTGCTTTCCAGGATGCTGTAtttgggggaaggagaaggggcTCTTATGTATTGAGGAGTAAACTTCTATGCTCAGTTGCATCTGCAAGATTTTGAAAGTTCTGTCCTGTGTGGCTTTTCTGGTGTTTTCGAAACCTCCAGAGGGCAGGACTTGGTATTCCCATGGAGGAATGGAGCCGCTGAACTCAGCAGCTGGTTGGGAGAGCGTGCTTCTGAGTGTTTCCATGAGTTGGAGATGCTCAGGTTATTCTAACTTGTGGAAAAGGGCCACAGGGAAGAGCCCACCACAATTGGCTGGCTGGCCTCAAGACCCTCTATTTCTCGGCCAAGACTGAGTCACCAGGCAGCTGGGTGGCACTGGAAGGGCCCGCCCCACCAAAAGCACCAGACAAGGAAAAGCTCTGTCCCCATGGGCCTGAGATCCCCTTCCACCACCCATAGGCACCCGGTGGCCCAGCCTAGGGAGGTCCCTTTTATCTCCAGGTGGcaccaaaaccagaaagaaagTAGCACAACTGAGGGCCCCGGTGGCCCCAGACACACCAAGGTGACCAAAGTAGAACCACAAAGGCTCTGCAAACACACGGCCCCCAAAAGTAGGCCAGGACCTGCACCGTGAACCTGAGCAGGTGACTGCCTGCGAAAGTCAAAGGTGCATGTAGGATCCAGCCTTTCCTAGTAGGATGGCCCAAGTGCCCAGAATATGATTGAAATGTTCTCGTCTTTCCAAGAACCAGGAACGTCACCACTTTCATGAGACGAGACAATCAGCCGAAGCCAACACTGACGTGCATCAGATGTGGGACTTCGCCGGCGGAGCAGCCATCGGCGCCATGCTTCAGCAAGCAATTCACATTCTCTCGAAACAAACGATAGCAACACAGTGACAAAGAAACCCCCACTTACCGTTGAAAGCGACCGGCCCCGCCAGCTTCATGAGGGCGATGTCATTGCCTAACCTCTTGGGCTTGTACTTGCTGTGGTAGATGATTTTTTCTACCagatgggagggggctgggctgtcCAGCAGGGACACCAGGCCCACCTGGATGGTCCAGGATTTGGGGAGGTAGAGACTGAAATGAGAGCGCCTCGAGCACTTTAACTCACGGACCTCAGGTGTCCAGAGAGCTGGTGCCAAGGAGATGGCAGGAGACGGccgccccaccccgccacccccctCAGCCCTGCAGAAGCACAGACCCAGCCCGTGCATTTCCTAAGCCAGCCTTGTCCTCTGCGCCTCGGAGGACTTCTGGGCCTTTGAGAGGTGAGCTCGACTTTGCTGCCTGAGAAGGCCCATCAGGAACGGTCTCCAGCGGAAACCAAAAGAGACGGAGGTGGAATAACCAGGACCCGTGCCACTGGGTATGGAAGGATTTTCTGTGGCTTTCTTCCACGCCACGCCTGGGGAGCCCAGGCCCAGGACATGGGACCAGCAGGGTGTCGTAGGGCACAGTGGGGAAAACCCACCAGAGCAAAGAGTGATGCTGGCCATGCTGTGATGCCCGAGCCCCCTGGATGGTGACAGTACCCCAGGGGGATGTGGGGCTAGCGAGCAAGGGGCTTTGAGAGAGACTGCTCCAGGGAGCCTCCGTGCTGCTGTCCCTCTCCCTCTCGGCCGCAGCATGGTCCACTGCAGTTAGCTACAGGGACGTCTAGGGCCTTACAGTGGTGGGTTTCCTCCTGCACGAgggcttccttcctcctctttctgtcttttcttagGAGCTGCGGGCCTAAGGTCCTTGGAAGGAGCTCAGGGCCCTCTGTCCCACCCAGCTGATGGAGCTGGGTCCTCGGTGGGGATGGAGGGGTCCCTTCATGTGGACGTTGCTCTGTGACCATCTGATCTGTTGTCCTGCTTCCTGGACCTGTCCTGCAGCCGACCACCCAAATCAACCCCATCCCAACATGGCCCGGACTGGACAGGGGTCTGCGGAAACACGGACCGCCAGGAGGGCACTCACTCGTAAACACAGTGGGCAGCGGTGACCACCCACACGGGGGTGATGACGGATCCCCCGCACAAGTGGTAGCCCTGGAACTGCAGGCTGGCCTGCCAGGGCCACTGTGCCAGTGAGGACGCATTTCCACCTACGATACGCGGGCTGGAGCCCATTCTCCGACCGCAGGctgcagaaggagagagagggcggGGCAGGCGCTCAGGGGGAGCCCAGGCCCAGGACATGGGACCAGCAGGGTGTCGTAGGGCACAGTGGGGAAAGCCCGCCAGAGCAAAGAGTGAAGCTGGCCATGCTGTGATGCCCGAGCCCCCAGGATGGTGACAGTACCCCAGGGGAATGTGGGGCTGGCGAGCAAGGGGCTTGACCTCAGGCCCAGCCCCTGCAACAAGAGCCCCCTGCCAGCAATGAGGGGCACCCCCCAGGCTGGAGATTTGGGGGGACACTaagcagcctggggtgggggagggggagagaaagagagggtgaGTCAGGCCACTGGGGCCCCCATGGGGTGACGGGACACCCTGCACGTGGTCCTGTCAGCTGCTGGGAAGGTGCTCTGGGCTGCCTCCCTCCGCCTGGCAGGTGGGGTCACAGAGTTCCCTTCTGGCACCAGGGCGGGAAGGGACGGTCCCCAGAGCCGTCGAGGGGGGAGATGGGGGACGGGAGGCTGTGAGTCAGGGCCTGCTTCCGTTCATCTCTGCGTCTCTGTAACTCTCACCTGAGCACGTCAAGGTAACCACGTGACCCGAGGCACATCCTTCCCTAAAGGGGGAAAAGAGGGGGCTTAACGCTAAACCACCCAGGGCTGTGAAATGCATACCTAATTTTACTGAAATCTTCGAGGCAAAGAAAAGTAAACTACTCCCTTCCTCTTGAATACAGATTACGATTTTAGtcttaaaaaaatgctttagtCTAAATAAAAGTGAGGTCACAGAATTCATTATAAAACATGTGACTGCCGTGAAGTCTAATACACGTGACAGGCTGTGGAGGGTTTCTAGGCTTCACACAGCTAATGATGAGAAATGCATAAAGAGCTGTATTATAATGTAAGGGTGTAATGTATTATAATGAACAAAGGACACCACTATGCGTATGGAAGCGTATAATGGGGTCATttgagcctcactttccccagGTCCTTCACCGGCCCCTGCAGTTCACAGAGTGTCCATCAGATGGCGGGACAGCTCCTCCTGGCATGAAGTTCTTGTCGCCTGGGACACACACCCCTCCAAGAGGACTCGTCCCCAGAGCCTGGGGAATGACACACACTGTCTGACCCCCGCATGGGTGGGTGCTTTTCCTGCAAgccaccctgggaagccaccctgcgatccttttccttctcctgcctTTAGAGTCCCCGTCCTGTTACACAGTCAGGCAAGAAAAAGCCAGTGTCACCAGCCTGGGGTTTTAGAACCCCAGAGACGAGCTGTCCCTACAGATTTCATGTGGGTCCCAAAGCCTTGGTCAACTGCacaggggaggggcggggaggggcggggagggggctgttGTTTCCGGGCCAGAGAACACACTCCTGTTGGGGTTTGGTCCAAGGAGTCAAACGGGGCATCCGGCACGTGGGTTCAGACCCCCCAGGCCCTCCACACCAGGCCGGTGAGCCCCTGAGCATCGGGCCCTTGATGCCGTTTAAGGACAGCTGGTCTACCCGCCTCCCGAGTTGTCTGGGGGACATGGATACCAACGTGCACAGGAACGTGCTTCGTAAATGAGGAAGGATAcgtttctttcttaatttctctctgtcTAATATCTCCCCTCCCGCGCCCTCCCGTTTCCCAAACGCATCCGCGGCGCCCGCTGTGTGCGCATCGC is a genomic window of Sus scrofa isolate TJ Tabasco breed Duroc chromosome 13, Sscrofa11.1, whole genome shotgun sequence containing:
- the TMPRSS3 gene encoding transmembrane protease serine 3 isoform X3 is translated as MGENDPPAAEAPFSFRSLFGLDDLKISPVAPDADAVAAQILSLLPLKFFPILVVGIIALILALAIGLGIHFDCSGKYRCRSSFKCIELAARCNGVADCREGEDEYRCVRVSGRNAALQVFTAAAWRTVCSEDWKAHHASVACAQLGFPSYVSSDTLRVDLLEEPFREDFVSINHLLPDDKVTALHHAVYVREGCASGHVVTLTCSACGRRMGSSPRIVGGNASSLAQWPWQASLQFQGYHLCGGSVITPVWVVTAAHCVYDLYLPKSWTIQVGLVSLLDSPAPSHLVEKIIYHSKYKPKRLGNDIALMKLAGPVAFNEMIQPVCLPNSEENFPDGKMCWTSGWGATEDGGDASPVLNHAAVPLLSNKLCNHRDVYGGLISPSMLCAGYLKGGVDSCQGDSGGPLVCQERTVWKLVGATSFGIGCAEANKPGVYTRITSFLDWIHEQMERDLKT